One segment of Tamlana crocina DNA contains the following:
- a CDS encoding DUF6327 family protein, whose protein sequence is MKIYRDSESIERDLKILNLERQIAWEEMKNIKEEYKDSLKPLNWIQSGLKLMGKYGGFMLLKKLMK, encoded by the coding sequence ATGAAAATTTATCGAGATTCGGAAAGCATAGAGCGCGATTTAAAGATTTTAAATCTTGAAAGGCAAATTGCTTGGGAAGAAATGAAAAACATAAAAGAGGAATACAAAGATAGCTTGAAGCCTTTAAACTGGATTCAGTCAGGTCTCAAATTGATGGGCAAGTACGGTGGTTTTATGCTATTGAAAAAATTAATGAAATAG
- a CDS encoding YtxH domain-containing protein, translating into MNNNGSTFLGIVAGTALGAALGILFAPDKGSKTRQRIADEAQATKDKLAEKADALKEQIASTASSKKRDINEEIESIVSDASYKAEDVITALESKLKALKEKNKRLQKTS; encoded by the coding sequence ATGAACAATAACGGAAGTACATTTTTAGGAATTGTTGCCGGCACCGCATTAGGAGCCGCATTGGGAATTTTATTCGCACCAGACAAGGGCAGTAAAACCAGACAACGAATCGCTGATGAGGCACAAGCCACAAAGGATAAGTTAGCTGAAAAAGCCGACGCCCTAAAAGAGCAAATTGCCAGCACGGCTAGCAGCAAAAAGCGAGATATCAATGAAGAAATTGAATCTATCGTTTCAGATGCTAGTTATAAAGCCGAAGACGTTATTACCGCTTTGGAAAGTAAACTTAAAGCCCTAAAGGAAAAGAACAAAAGACTGCAGAAAACATCGTAA
- a CDS encoding ArsC/Spx/MgsR family protein, with protein MKKVYYLKTCNTCTRIIKELNLPSDFILQDIKGEEITAKQLEEMQTLAGSYEKLFSKRAKLYKEMDLKNQDLTERDFKNYILQHYTFLSRPVIIVNDQIFIGSSKKTVEAVKVTIASL; from the coding sequence ATGAAAAAAGTATACTACCTAAAAACCTGCAACACCTGCACACGCATTATCAAAGAGTTGAATTTGCCTTCAGACTTCATCTTACAAGATATAAAAGGCGAAGAAATAACGGCAAAACAGTTGGAAGAGATGCAAACATTGGCCGGAAGCTACGAAAAGCTATTCAGTAAACGCGCTAAACTTTACAAAGAAATGGACTTGAAAAACCAAGATCTTACCGAGCGTGATTTTAAAAATTACATTTTGCAACACTACACGTTTTTGAGCCGCCCGGTAATAATTGTAAACGACCAAATTTTTATTGGAAGTTCCAAAAAAACGGTTGAAGCCGTTAAAGTAACTATCGCCAGCCTATAG
- a CDS encoding DinB family protein: MDFTFQVLHNTRQIFTKIIEANTLEDLNKIPAGFNNNIIWNIGHIVVTEQLLAYKLSGLEPSISADLINKYRKDTKPEGDVSQAEVDEIKGLLSSTVKQTEQDYKNGAFSNYNAYTVSTTGNTLNNIDEALQFILTHEGIHYGYVLALLKVVKR, encoded by the coding sequence ATGGATTTTACATTTCAGGTTTTACACAATACACGCCAGATTTTTACAAAAATAATTGAAGCCAATACTTTAGAAGACTTAAACAAAATACCTGCAGGTTTCAACAATAATATTATTTGGAACATTGGGCATATTGTAGTGACTGAACAGTTACTGGCTTATAAGCTGTCGGGTTTGGAACCATCAATTTCGGCGGATTTAATTAATAAATACCGAAAAGACACCAAGCCAGAAGGCGATGTTAGCCAAGCTGAGGTCGATGAAATTAAAGGTTTGCTGTCCTCTACTGTAAAGCAAACCGAACAAGACTACAAAAACGGAGCGTTTAGCAATTATAATGCTTATACGGTATCTACAACGGGCAACACGTTAAATAATATTGACGAAGCCTTGCAATTTATATTAACGCACGAAGGTATCCACTATGGTTATGTGTTGGCACTTTTAAAGGTGGTTAAACGCTAA
- a CDS encoding DUF3298 domain-containing protein, translating into MLQKQRYFYILIFLLVLSCNKEVKTSFSEINITTENNTIVEVNIPEAKGKKTITEQINSEIRKTITTALHIGDPDDVPSISIEESIKRFNEEYQGFKRDFPETELPWEAQIDGEVVYQTPEIICAAITTYTNTGGAHGLSNISFLNFNATTGNRISNEKLITDLEAFKKMAKPYFDKAIAEKEHAIFDTEAFQLPANIGYTEDGLVLLYNTYEIAPYSTGIIEFKIPYEEAEPFLAFNHL; encoded by the coding sequence ATGCTTCAAAAACAACGCTACTTTTATATTCTTATTTTTCTACTCGTTTTATCCTGTAACAAAGAAGTAAAAACAAGCTTTTCAGAAATCAATATCACTACCGAAAACAACACTATTGTTGAAGTTAACATTCCTGAAGCCAAAGGTAAAAAAACTATAACTGAGCAGATAAATTCTGAAATTAGAAAAACCATAACCACGGCATTGCACATTGGTGACCCTGATGATGTACCTTCCATTTCAATTGAAGAAAGTATAAAACGCTTCAATGAGGAATATCAAGGTTTTAAACGTGATTTCCCTGAAACCGAATTACCTTGGGAAGCACAAATAGACGGTGAAGTGGTTTACCAAACACCCGAAATTATTTGTGCGGCCATTACCACTTACACCAATACGGGCGGTGCGCATGGGCTATCAAATATTTCCTTTTTAAATTTTAACGCCACTACCGGAAACAGAATCAGTAACGAAAAATTAATTACTGATCTTGAAGCGTTCAAAAAAATGGCAAAACCGTATTTTGATAAAGCCATAGCCGAAAAAGAGCATGCTATTTTCGATACGGAAGCATTCCAATTACCAGCCAATATCGGTTACACCGAAGACGGACTTGTATTGCTTTATAATACTTATGAAATTGCCCCTTATTCCACTGGAATTATTGAATTCAAAATTCCCTATGAAGAAGCCGAACCTTTTTTAGCGTTTAACCACCTTTAA
- a CDS encoding glutamate dehydrogenase — protein MLNLKYLACGLLFFVSFQTVFAQLGFSHELGVIAGPLQFRSDFGVSDNSETNFGNSGFGVGVVHYLNFAYRADCNCYTTDTYFNDHFKLRNELSYNKTNLEHIGRWVDPSKTSVEAQQLRGHKGIAENLDIGTQLEFFPLSIRSFQAFGYRFAPFASLGVHYTYFTPEVSTTYANPDPTAVGDVTDPSNFYSAWEPGSVDASPGSTFSVVTGAGVRYKLDRLSDLMLDFRFQYYFSDWVDGLNHQLESNKHNDWLVWVNIGYIYYLD, from the coding sequence ATGCTTAACTTAAAATATTTGGCTTGTGGGTTACTATTCTTTGTAAGTTTTCAAACCGTTTTTGCACAATTAGGCTTTTCTCACGAATTAGGTGTTATTGCTGGACCTTTACAATTTAGGTCTGACTTTGGAGTTAGCGACAACTCTGAAACAAACTTTGGAAATTCGGGCTTTGGAGTGGGTGTCGTCCATTACTTAAACTTTGCTTACCGGGCCGATTGTAATTGCTACACTACCGACACCTATTTTAACGACCATTTTAAGTTGAGAAACGAACTCTCGTACAACAAAACCAATCTGGAACATATAGGAAGATGGGTAGACCCCAGTAAAACTAGTGTTGAAGCTCAGCAATTAAGAGGGCACAAAGGCATTGCTGAAAATTTAGACATTGGTACGCAATTGGAATTTTTCCCTTTAAGCATCCGTTCATTCCAAGCCTTTGGATATCGATTTGCACCTTTTGCCAGTTTAGGGGTACATTATACTTATTTTACTCCAGAAGTTAGTACCACCTATGCCAATCCAGACCCTACAGCGGTTGGCGACGTTACCGACCCCAGTAATTTTTATTCAGCCTGGGAGCCCGGTTCGGTGGATGCATCGCCGGGCAGTACATTTTCTGTTGTAACGGGTGCGGGTGTTCGCTATAAATTGGACAGGCTTTCGGATTTAATGCTCGATTTCAGATTTCAATACTACTTTAGCGATTGGGTTGACGGCCTTAATCATCAACTGGAAAGCAATAAGCATAACGATTGGCTAGTTTGGGTTAACATTGGCTACATTTATTATTTAGATTAA
- the gdhA gene encoding NADP-specific glutamate dehydrogenase, with translation MKQSVDEFLELVKKRNGHEPEFLQAVEEVAETVIPYIVKHDIYYGKNILLRMVEPERLISFRVCWVDDDGEIQVNRGYRIQMNSAIGPYKGGLRFHPSVNASILKFLAFEQVFKNSLTTLPMGGGKGGSDFDPKGKSDNEIMRFCHAFMSELFRHIGPNTDIPAGDIGVGAREIGFLFGMYKKLNNEFTGVLTGKGMSWGGSLIRPEATGYGTVYFAQKMLETKNDNFEGKKVVVSGSGNVAQYAAEKVLQLGGTVLTLSDSGGYIYDSEGIDEDKLKFVMHLKNEKRGRISEYLDKYPNAEYHEGKTPWGVKCDVALPCATQNELDKNDAETLLKNGCICVSEGANMPSTKGAIAAFHKAKILFAPGKASNAGGVATSGLEMTQNSLRYKWTREEVDNKLKDIMSDIHKSCLEYGKDEDGYVDYVRGANIAGFVKVADAMLAQGIV, from the coding sequence ATGAAACAAAGTGTTGACGAATTTTTGGAACTCGTAAAAAAGAGAAATGGCCATGAGCCCGAATTTTTACAAGCAGTAGAAGAGGTTGCCGAAACGGTAATACCTTACATAGTAAAGCACGATATATATTATGGCAAAAACATTCTGCTAAGAATGGTTGAGCCAGAGCGGTTGATTTCCTTTAGGGTGTGTTGGGTTGATGATGATGGCGAAATTCAAGTAAATCGTGGGTACAGGATTCAAATGAATTCGGCCATAGGGCCATATAAAGGCGGTTTAAGGTTCCATCCTTCTGTAAATGCTAGTATTTTGAAATTTTTGGCTTTCGAGCAGGTATTTAAAAACAGTTTGACTACGCTGCCTATGGGCGGTGGGAAAGGCGGAAGCGATTTCGACCCCAAAGGAAAAAGTGACAATGAGATTATGAGGTTTTGCCATGCCTTTATGAGTGAACTTTTTAGGCACATTGGCCCCAATACCGATATTCCTGCCGGCGATATTGGCGTAGGCGCCAGAGAGATTGGCTTTTTGTTCGGGATGTATAAAAAATTGAACAATGAGTTTACGGGAGTACTTACGGGAAAAGGTATGTCGTGGGGCGGTTCGTTAATCCGTCCAGAGGCCACGGGCTACGGTACGGTGTATTTTGCCCAAAAAATGTTGGAGACCAAAAATGATAATTTCGAAGGAAAAAAAGTTGTGGTGTCTGGTTCTGGTAATGTGGCGCAGTATGCAGCCGAAAAGGTGCTTCAGTTGGGCGGAACCGTATTGACGCTTTCAGATTCAGGGGGTTATATTTATGATTCCGAAGGCATCGATGAAGATAAACTCAAATTCGTTATGCATTTAAAAAATGAAAAAAGAGGGCGCATTAGTGAGTATTTAGACAAATATCCTAATGCCGAATACCACGAAGGGAAGACGCCTTGGGGCGTAAAGTGCGATGTGGCATTACCCTGTGCAACCCAAAACGAACTCGATAAAAATGATGCAGAAACTTTGTTGAAAAACGGATGTATTTGTGTGAGTGAAGGTGCTAATATGCCTTCAACCAAAGGTGCCATTGCGGCTTTCCATAAAGCTAAAATACTGTTTGCGCCCGGTAAGGCCTCAAATGCGGGTGGTGTAGCCACCTCTGGGTTGGAAATGACCCAAAACTCTCTAAGGTATAAATGGACCCGCGAAGAGGTAGACAATAAGTTGAAAGATATTATGTCCGACATCCATAAATCATGCCTGGAATACGGTAAAGACGAAGATGGCTATGTAGATTACGTTAGAGGTGCTAACATAGCCGGATTTGTAAAAGTGGCCGATGCCATGCTAGCCCAAGGTATTGTGTAA